The Streptomyces venezuelae genomic interval GTGGGCCGCGCGTAGGACGAGGACGACGAGGACACGGGAAGACAAGGAAAGGAGCGGGGGGCCACCCACGTCACAGGGGTTTGCCACGTCCATGCCCCGGGCTGCCGTGTCGCCGGCGGCTTGCGTCGAGGAGATGCACCACGAACGCGGCCATGATCAGACCGGCCGCCGGCGCCGGCGCACTGGGGGGCGGTCGGTCTTCAGGCGCGAGGCCTTCGGGCGCATCGAGTCGCGCCCTCACCGATATCGGGTCAAGCTCATCCATGTGTGCCCTTTCGGGCGGAATCGCTCGGTAGCGGTCCGTCGGGAGGGGCATCGGACCGAGGAGGCGGCAGTGGGCGAGCTCATCGTCATCGGATACGACGACCCCGACGTGGCCGGCAGAGCGTTCGACACGGTACGGGAACTCCAACGGGACTACGTCGTGCACCTCAACGGCCTCGCGGTCGTCGAGATCGACGAGGACGGACAGACCCACGTCGACTCGGACAGCCGTGTCATGGGCGCCACCACGGCCACCGGAGCCGTATGGGGCGCGATCTTCGGCCTGCTGTTCCTCGTCCCCGGGCTCGGCCTCCTGACCGGAGCCGCGATCGGTGGTCTCGTGGGCAGGCTGAGCAGATCCGGCATCGACGACCGATTCCGTCAACAGGTGGGGGATCTGCTGAAACCCGGATCCGCCGCCGTCGTGATCATGGCTTCCAAGGTCACCGACGACAAGTTCACGGCGGCGATGCAGCAGCACGGCGGCACCGTCCTCAAGACCTCGCTCAGCGACGAGGACGAGAAGGAACTCTCCGAACAGCTCGCCGGCCCGCAATAGCGGGGCCCCGCCGCACCGGGCCCCCACCAGCTCCACGGGCGCCTCCTCCATCCCTCCCCTCCCCCCGACCACCAGGAAGGCATCCGATGGATCCCCAGCTCACCTCGGACCAGCTCGCCGAGCTGCGTCGGCCCCGGCCCTATCCCGCACTCTCGCTGCTGATGCCGACCCACCGGCGCGAGCCGGGGAACGCGCAGGACCCTGTGCGTCTGCGCAACCTGGTGGCCCAGGCGGAGAAGGCGCTGGAGAGCGACCCCGACGTGCCGCGCGAGCGGCGCACGGAGATGGTCGACCGGCTGAGGCGAGCCGTCGCCGAGCTGGATCCGACCCACGCGCAGGACGGTCTGGTGATCTTCGTGGCCCAGGGCGAGCACCACGTATGGTCGGTCGCCCGGACCGTGCCCGAGCGTGTGGTGCTCTCCGACACCTTCCTCACCCGCAACCTCGTGGCCGCGCAGGCAGCCGAGCAGCCGTACTGGGCGCTTGCCGTGGCCGCCGACCGGGTCTCCCTGTGGGACGGCAGCCCCGAGCAGGTCACCGAGTACTCAGGGGACGGTTTCCCGCTCGCGCGGAGCCTGGAGGACCCGGACGCCGAGCGCAAGCAGCGTATCGGTGACCTGCCCAGCACGTTCCAGGACGAGGCCACCCGCCACTTCCTGCGCGAGGGGCACGACGGGCTGCGTGCCGTCCTCGCCGGCGCACCCCGCCCGCTGTACGTGATCGGGTCGGCCGCCGCACTCGCGCTCCTGGAGGAGCTCGGCCCGCTGGGCCCGGGCGCGGTCACCGTCCAGCACGGAGGGCTCGCCGACGGGCCGGCCGGTGCCGTCGCCAAGGCCGTGGAGCCCGTGCGCGCCGCCCGCGAGGCGGCCTCGACGGCCACGATCGCCGCCGAGCTGGAAGC includes:
- a CDS encoding chemotaxis protein, giving the protein MDPQLTSDQLAELRRPRPYPALSLLMPTHRREPGNAQDPVRLRNLVAQAEKALESDPDVPRERRTEMVDRLRRAVAELDPTHAQDGLVIFVAQGEHHVWSVARTVPERVVLSDTFLTRNLVAAQAAEQPYWALAVAADRVSLWDGSPEQVTEYSGDGFPLARSLEDPDAERKQRIGDLPSTFQDEATRHFLREGHDGLRAVLAGAPRPLYVIGSAAALALLEELGPLGPGAVTVQHGGLADGPAGAVAKAVEPVRAAREAASTATIAAELEAARGRREFAGGLDEVWQAVQEGRVRLLAVEEHYRTVVREEGGHLEPADAGQPGARDDMVDEIVEQALERGAEIRFVPDEALAGQGHIAGVLRY
- a CDS encoding DUF1269 domain-containing protein, whose product is MGELIVIGYDDPDVAGRAFDTVRELQRDYVVHLNGLAVVEIDEDGQTHVDSDSRVMGATTATGAVWGAIFGLLFLVPGLGLLTGAAIGGLVGRLSRSGIDDRFRQQVGDLLKPGSAAVVIMASKVTDDKFTAAMQQHGGTVLKTSLSDEDEKELSEQLAGPQ